CCGTAGCGCAGCTGCTCGAGCGCGCGGTCGAAGCCCGCGCCGAGGTCGCGAATCGTCGTGGGGTGCGCGAGCACGTTGGCGCCGAGCGTGCCGGTGAGCTCGGTGTTCGCGAATTCGACCGCGCGCGAGAGGAATTCGGTGCCCGCGTACGGCAGTTCGACCACGCCGAGCACCGGCGAGAAGTATTCCGTGCGCAGCAGCGGGGTGTCGGTGAGCGGTACCTGTTCGACCAGCACCCGCCCGCCCTCGACCTGCGCGGCCGCGGGATAGGCGGCCAGCGCGTCGGCCACCCGGGTGTCGCTGCCGGGGTAGTACGGGGTGCGTTGCGGCGCCTGCGCGAGCGCCGTGCGCAGTTCGGCCAGGAACTCGTCCTTGAGATGCCAGTCCTTGCTCAGCACGAGCGCCTGCGCGGCGACGCAGTTGTAGCCGCCGTTGTGCAGCCGCTGGGTGGCCACGTGCTCGGCCTGGTAGCGCAGATCCGCGTCGGACCATGCGCCGGGCACCACGATGGTCGGCGACACCCCGCCGAGTTCGCTGGTGATCGGCTTGTCCAGCAGCGGCCGGCGGTCCTTCTTCCGTTCCAGTCCTTCCGGTCCCGGCCCCCACACGATCGCATCGTGCGTGTGCGCGCTGCCGGTCATGTGCACGTGCGCGACGTCGCCGTGGTGCACCAGGTATCGGCCGGTCTCCGCGCCGCCGGTGACGATGCGCAGCACCCCCAGCTCGCACAGCGGCGCGAAGACCATCTCGAACACCGTGAACAGCGGGTCGGTGATCGGGTTCAGCTTCAGCAGGACGACGCGGTTGTGCGCGTACAGCTCGTACAGCGCGTCCAGCGGCGGAATCGAGGTGATGTTGCCCGCCCCGAGCACCACCCCGATGCCCGCGGTCGCGCTCGGATCGAGTTGAGCGAGTCCGGCGCGCCGGCGCGCGGTGTCGGCATCGACGCCGGGACGCAGCCACACCTCGCCCTCGAAACCGTTGAGCAGCAATCGGTCATAGGCGCTGTGCGGCAGGATCGGCACCGCGACGCGATCGCCGGGCGCGGTCCGCACCGCGACGCCGTCGAGCGGGCTGCGCCCCTCTTCCAGCGCGGCCAGCGTCGCGGACAGGGCGGCGGTGGCCTGCAACAGGGTGAGCGGGCCGGACATCCACTCCTCGCCGACCAGCGGCGAATCCTCGGCCAAGCCTTTGATGGTCCGGGCGGCGCGCACCCAGTCGCCGGCGAAGCGGCCGGTTCTGGTGTTGATGTCGTCGAGCAGTTCGCGGCGCCGGCGCAGCGAGGTCTGGGCCCAGGCCTTCTCGCCCGCGGTCAGCTCGGTCAACGCCTCATCGATCGCGGCTTCATCGAAAGTTGTGCCCATCCGGCAACTATGCCCGGGCGATTCGGCCGGTGGTTTACATCCTGGGATATCGGCGTGAAACAACAATCCCCAGACCATTAGGCTCAGTGCCCATGATCGACCTCCGATTCCTGCGGGACAACCCCGACGCGGTCCGTGCCTCGCAGCGCGCCCGCGGCGAAGACCCCGCCCTCGTCGATGCCCTGCTCGAGGCCGACGCGGCGCGCCGCGCCGCCGTCGCCACCGCCGACAACCTGCGTGCCGAGCACAAGGCGATGGGCAAGGTGATCGGTAAGGCGAGTAAAGAGGAACGGCCCGCCCTGCTCGCGCAGGCGCAGGAGATGTCGCAGCAGGTCAAGGATGCCGAGGTCGCGCAGAACGCGGCCGACGCCGACCTCGACGCCGCCCAGCGCGCGATCTCGAACGTCGTGCAGGAGGGCGCGCCGGCCGGCGGCGAGGACGACTACGTCGTCCTGGAAACCATCGGCA
This genomic stretch from Nocardia brasiliensis ATCC 700358 harbors:
- a CDS encoding aldehyde dehydrogenase family protein, which produces MGTTFDEAAIDEALTELTAGEKAWAQTSLRRRRELLDDINTRTGRFAGDWVRAARTIKGLAEDSPLVGEEWMSGPLTLLQATAALSATLAALEEGRSPLDGVAVRTAPGDRVAVPILPHSAYDRLLLNGFEGEVWLRPGVDADTARRRAGLAQLDPSATAGIGVVLGAGNITSIPPLDALYELYAHNRVVLLKLNPITDPLFTVFEMVFAPLCELGVLRIVTGGAETGRYLVHHGDVAHVHMTGSAHTHDAIVWGPGPEGLERKKDRRPLLDKPITSELGGVSPTIVVPGAWSDADLRYQAEHVATQRLHNGGYNCVAAQALVLSKDWHLKDEFLAELRTALAQAPQRTPYYPGSDTRVADALAAYPAAAQVEGGRVLVEQVPLTDTPLLRTEYFSPVLGVVELPYAGTEFLSRAVEFANTELTGTLGANVLAHPTTIRDLGAGFDRALEQLRYGAIAVNAWTGLAFLAPRASWGAFPGHTLDDVQSGIGVVHNAFLLDDVERTVVRGPFRPAPRSVLHGELALSPKPPWFVGNTTAAATGRKLTEFYATGNPARIPGIFWSALRG